One Lucilia cuprina isolate Lc7/37 chromosome 4, ASM2204524v1, whole genome shotgun sequence DNA segment encodes these proteins:
- the LOC111676164 gene encoding cyclin G, with translation MSVPVRYSAAANYAVADSGLTNTLNNNEHEQYQHYASEELYSSHLYNHHQQQQLNNSIYGFNNILEEQQQLMQQSTSMSVSAKPQEDLVGAGNSAAGAYHHHQMNQQEQATTSAKAREMMAAQLNEMPTTSAMAAAAAESANTAAINGSSHTAEMRTEWMRMSDEGRYGTPGAAGLDYQKFELEQQHQTTPNLMDQTMEPSFTDNEKNNSSSSNNNLEDELTSMSSEELYNTLKEYDALQDKYHTVLLLPKESRREVTAGGRDGSAYVLRCLKIWYELPSDVLFSAMSLVDRFLDRMAVKPKHMACMSVASFHLAIKQLNLKPIPAEDLVTISQCGCTAGDLERMAGVIANKLGVQMGHAPITSVSYLRIYFALFRNLAKEIGGQFFEFYKQLIKLEELENRLEILLCDVKTTVITPSTLALVLICLHLDFHIKESYTRGSPELKHVFEYILFLQQYMRIPDRVFTCGFSIVSGILSHYNGQNKQPYKQRLVWKLSSRTLRVLRPTNRFSTDLPTIDEGITNAMDDGLRSRTESISSEEEEDWPTSPIIPIFEQC, from the exons ATGTCTGTCCCTGTACGCTACTCTGCTGCCGCCAATTACGCCGTCGCTGATAGTGGTTTAACAAATACTCTGAACAACAACGAACACGAGCAATACCAACACTACGCCTCCGAGGAGTTGTATAGCAGTCATTTGTATaaccaccaccaacaacaacagctgaaCAACAGCATCTACGGCTTTAACAACATTTTGGAGGAGCAGCAGCAGTTGATGCAGCAGAGCACATCGATGTCTGTGTCGGCAAAGCCACAAGAAGACCTGGTAGGAGCAGGTAATTCAGCAGCAGGAGCCTATCACCATCATCAAATGAATCAGCAGGAGCAAGCCACCACCTCGGCCAAGGCCAGAGAAATGATGGCTGCTCAGTTGAATGAGATGCCCACAACATCGGCGATGGCGGCGGCAGCAGCTGAATCTGCAAATACTGCGGCTATTAATGGCAGCAGCCACACTGCAGAGATGCGAACTGAGTGGATGAGGATGTCTGACGAGGGCCGGTATGGAACACCGGGTGCTGCTGGCTTAGATTATCAGAAATTTGAGCTggaacaacaacatcaaacaaCACCTAATCTAATGGACCAAACCATGGAGCCTTCGTTCACGGACAATGAGAAGAATAATAGTAGTAGTAGCAATAACAATTTGGAAGATGAACTAACATCGATGTCATCTGAGGAGCTTTACAATACTCTTAAGGAATATGATGCTCTACAGGATAAATATCATACTGTGTTATTATTGCCTAAGGAATCAAGG cGTGAAGTTACAGCTGGCGGTCGTGATGGCTCCGCTTATGTTTTACGTTGCCTTAAAATTTGGTATGAGCTGCCCTCCGATGTTCTATTCTCGGCCATGAGCTTAGTGGATCGTTTTCTAGATCGCATGGCAGTTAAACCCAAACACATGGCCTGCATGAGTGTGGCCTCTTTCCATTTGGCCATAAAACAATTGAATTTGAAGCCTATACCCGCCGAAGATTTGGTAACAATATCACAG tGTGGTTGCACCGCTGGCGATTTGGAACGTATGGCTGGTGTAATTGCCAATAAATTGGGCGTACAAATGGGTCATGCACCCATTACGTCGGTCAGTTATTTGCGCATTTACTTTGCCCTTTTCCGTAATCTGGCCAAAGAAATTGGCGGTCAATTCTTTGAATTCTATAAACAACTCATCAAATTGGAAGAATTGGAAAATCGTTTGGAAATATTGCTGTGTGATGTAAAAACAACTGTTATTACACCATCCACTTTAGCTTTGGTCTTGATATGCCTGCATTTAGATTTTCACATTAAGGAATCATATACACGTGGTAGTCCCGAACTAAAGCATGTCTTTGAATACATACTCTTCTTGCAACAATATATGAGG atTCCCGATCGTGTCTTCACCTGCGGTTTTAGTATTGTTTCGGGTATTTTGTCCCATTACAACGGACAAAATAAACAACCCTATAAGCAACGTTTGGTTTGGAAATTATCTAGCCGCACTTTACGTGTATTGCGTCCAACCAATCGCTTTTCAACAGACCTGCCCACCATTGATGAAGGCATTACTAATGCTATGGATGATGGTTTACGATCCAG AACCGAAAGTATTAGTTCCGAAGAAGAGGAGGACTGGCCAACTTCACCCATTATTCCAATTTTCGAACAATGTTAG